In Topomyia yanbarensis strain Yona2022 chromosome 2, ASM3024719v1, whole genome shotgun sequence, one DNA window encodes the following:
- the LOC131685104 gene encoding zinc finger protein 728 isoform X3, with amino-acid sequence MDGKHSALPESQEELEDHTDDKPFKQVKKPYSGKRPFRCEVCGKEFRSKYNLQRHGNTHTAGRTYHCEICGKLQIRHNLIDGNEQPHKCEVCGEKFPQKHQLQCHVTTHNIERSHKCQICGKQFSQKRNVQRHATIHTDMRPYKCVICDKAFRLQSNLKAHELIHSSERSYKCGICGKEFHLKHSLQQHVIIHTGERRYKCEICDLAFMQSSALSAHKLIHSRKRIHRCVICSKEFIKKHALQEHITMHTSERRYHCDICGKEFNQSSGLTTHKLTHNSERLHKCEVCGKEFLRNCYLQRHIATHTGGRPYKCDICGKEFTQPSSLKTHKLVHGSERPHKCDVCGEGFFRKYLLKQHVSSHTLGRPYKCEICDKAFTIQDNLTAHKLIHGSERVYECKLCDKVFLQKRYLQRHSKTHTRKHTDGSEHPHESEVFDENFVQKCHLEEHDITHIDNVKYEVKDSPSGVS; translated from the coding sequence ATGGACGGTAAACATTCAGCTTTGCCGGAGTCACAGGAGGAGCTCGAGGATCATACAGATGATAAACCTTTCAAGCAGGTCAAGAAACCCTACAGTGGAAAGCGGCCCTTCCGCTGTGAAGTTTGTGGCAAAGAATTTCGCTCGAAGTATAATCTGCAGCGACACGGTAATACTCATACAGCCGGGCGCACGTACCATTGTGAAATATGTGGCAAACTACAAATCCGGCATAATCTCATTGACGGTAACGAGCAGCCGCATAAGTGCGAGGTTTGTGGTGAAAAGTTCCCCCAGAAACATCAGCTACAATGTCACGTTACCACTCACAATATCGAACGATCGCATAAGTGTCAAATATGTGGAAAACAATTTTCCCAAAAGCGCAACGTGCAGCGACATGCTACCATCCATACTGACATGCGGCCGTATAAATGTGTAATTTGTGACAAAGCATTCAGACTGCAAAGTAATTTGAAGGCACACGAATTGATTCACAGTAGCGAACGGTCGTATAAATGTGGAATATGTGGCAAAGAATTTCATCTGAAGCATAGCCTGCAGCAACACGTTATCATACACACTGGAGAACGGCGGTATAAATGTGAAATATGTGATTTAGCGTTCATGCAGAGTAGTGCCTTGTCCGCACACAAATTAATTCACAGTAGAAAACGAATTCATCGATGCGTGATATGCAGCAAAGAATTCATTAAGAAGCATGCCCTGCAGGAACACATTACCATGCACACTAGCGAACGGCGCTATCATTGTGATATATGTGGTAAAGAATTTAACCAAAGTAGTGGTTTGACTACGCACAAGCTCACTCACAACAGTGAACGGTTGCACAAATGTGAAGTTTGTGGCAAAGAATTCCTTCGGAACTGTTACCTACAACGGCACATAGCGACTCACACTGGTGGACGGCCGTACAAGTGTGATATTTGTGGCAAAGAATTCACCCAGCCAAGCAGTTTGAAAACACACAAACTCGTTCACGGTAGTGAACGGCCACATAAGTGCGACGTTTGTGGTGAAGGATTCTTCCGCAAATATCTCTTGAAGCAACACGTTTCCTCTCATACTTTGGGTCGGCCATATAAATGTGAAATATGCGACAAAGCGTTCACCATACAGGACAACTTGACCGCACACAAATTAATTCACGGTAGCGAAAGAGTGTATGAATGTAAGCTATGTGACAAAGTATTCCTTCAAAAGCGATACCTGCAACGTCACAGTAAGACCCACACTCGCAAACACACTGACGGTAGTGAACATCCGCACGAGAGTGAGGTGTTTGATGAGAATTTCGTTCAAAAGTGTCATTTGGAGGAACACGACATTACCCACATCGATAATGTGAAATATGAAGTAAAGGATTCTCCCAGCGGGGTAAGTTAA
- the LOC131685104 gene encoding zinc finger protein 93 isoform X2: MSIQTQAIDGHNINTSMSNIINTASFGRVGMDGKHSALPESQEELEDHTDDKPFKQVKKPYSGKRPFRCEVCGKEFRSKYNLQRHGNTHTAGRTYHCEICGKLQIRHNLIDGNEQPHKCEVCGEKFPQKHQLQCHVTTHNIERSHKCQICGKQFSQKRNVQRHATIHTDMRPYKCVICDKAFRLQSNLKAHELIHSSERSYKCGICGKEFHLKHSLQQHVIIHTGERRYKCEICDLAFMQSSALSAHKLIHSRKRIHRCVICSKEFIKKHALQEHITMHTSERRYHCDICGKEFNQSSGLTTHKLTHNSERLHKCEVCGKEFLRNCYLQRHIATHTGGRPYKCDICGKEFTQPSSLKTHKLVHGSERPHKCDVCGEGFFRKYLLKQHVSSHTLGRPYKCEICDKAFTIQDNLTAHKLIHGSERVYECKLCDKVFLQKRYLQRHSKTHTRKHTDGSEHPHESEVFDENFVQKCHLEEHDITHIDNVKYEVKDSPSGVS, translated from the exons ATGTCCATACAGACACAGGCGATTGATGGTCATAATATCAACACAAGCATGTCAAATATAATCAACACTGCTAGCTTTGGAAG GGTTGGTATGGACGGTAAACATTCAGCTTTGCCGGAGTCACAGGAGGAGCTCGAGGATCATACAGATGATAAACCTTTCAAGCAGGTCAAGAAACCCTACAGTGGAAAGCGGCCCTTCCGCTGTGAAGTTTGTGGCAAAGAATTTCGCTCGAAGTATAATCTGCAGCGACACGGTAATACTCATACAGCCGGGCGCACGTACCATTGTGAAATATGTGGCAAACTACAAATCCGGCATAATCTCATTGACGGTAACGAGCAGCCGCATAAGTGCGAGGTTTGTGGTGAAAAGTTCCCCCAGAAACATCAGCTACAATGTCACGTTACCACTCACAATATCGAACGATCGCATAAGTGTCAAATATGTGGAAAACAATTTTCCCAAAAGCGCAACGTGCAGCGACATGCTACCATCCATACTGACATGCGGCCGTATAAATGTGTAATTTGTGACAAAGCATTCAGACTGCAAAGTAATTTGAAGGCACACGAATTGATTCACAGTAGCGAACGGTCGTATAAATGTGGAATATGTGGCAAAGAATTTCATCTGAAGCATAGCCTGCAGCAACACGTTATCATACACACTGGAGAACGGCGGTATAAATGTGAAATATGTGATTTAGCGTTCATGCAGAGTAGTGCCTTGTCCGCACACAAATTAATTCACAGTAGAAAACGAATTCATCGATGCGTGATATGCAGCAAAGAATTCATTAAGAAGCATGCCCTGCAGGAACACATTACCATGCACACTAGCGAACGGCGCTATCATTGTGATATATGTGGTAAAGAATTTAACCAAAGTAGTGGTTTGACTACGCACAAGCTCACTCACAACAGTGAACGGTTGCACAAATGTGAAGTTTGTGGCAAAGAATTCCTTCGGAACTGTTACCTACAACGGCACATAGCGACTCACACTGGTGGACGGCCGTACAAGTGTGATATTTGTGGCAAAGAATTCACCCAGCCAAGCAGTTTGAAAACACACAAACTCGTTCACGGTAGTGAACGGCCACATAAGTGCGACGTTTGTGGTGAAGGATTCTTCCGCAAATATCTCTTGAAGCAACACGTTTCCTCTCATACTTTGGGTCGGCCATATAAATGTGAAATATGCGACAAAGCGTTCACCATACAGGACAACTTGACCGCACACAAATTAATTCACGGTAGCGAAAGAGTGTATGAATGTAAGCTATGTGACAAAGTATTCCTTCAAAAGCGATACCTGCAACGTCACAGTAAGACCCACACTCGCAAACACACTGACGGTAGTGAACATCCGCACGAGAGTGAGGTGTTTGATGAGAATTTCGTTCAAAAGTGTCATTTGGAGGAACACGACATTACCCACATCGATAATGTGAAATATGAAGTAAAGGATTCTCCCAGCGGGGTAAGTTAA